The Allorhodopirellula heiligendammensis genome includes a window with the following:
- a CDS encoding chemotaxis protein CheB codes for MNREIHSVVMGASAGGIEAVSAILSDLRLELRAPIVIVVHMPSAKDSQLATLLQSKCRRPMIEVEDKQSLDPGHVYLAPPDYHVLVEDEVSLALSSDEQVNYSRPSIDVLFETAADVFAEHALGIILTGANKDGAKGLSEIIRAGGHGLVQEPSEAHCRAMPEAAIAACPTAKVMNLMEISQYLNDRI; via the coding sequence ATGAATCGAGAAATTCATTCGGTCGTGATGGGCGCCTCTGCCGGTGGCATTGAGGCCGTCTCCGCCATTTTATCTGATTTGAGGTTGGAACTACGCGCCCCGATCGTGATCGTAGTGCACATGCCATCGGCCAAAGACAGCCAGCTCGCTACCTTGTTACAATCAAAATGTAGACGCCCCATGATCGAAGTGGAGGACAAGCAGTCACTCGATCCCGGACACGTCTATCTCGCCCCCCCCGACTACCACGTGTTAGTCGAGGACGAAGTCTCATTGGCGCTGAGCAGCGACGAACAAGTCAATTATTCGCGTCCGTCGATTGATGTTCTCTTTGAAACAGCCGCGGACGTATTTGCCGAACACGCACTCGGAATTATCTTGACTGGCGCGAACAAAGACGGCGCGAAAGGGCTCAGCGAAATCATTCGAGCCGGCGGACACGGCTTGGTCCAGGAACCCAGTGAGGCTCATTGCCGCGCGATGCCGGAGGCAGCCATCGCGGCCTGCCCCACTGCCAAGGTGATGAACCTTATGGAAATTTCACAATATTTGAATGATCGGATTTGA
- a CDS encoding response regulator, whose amino-acid sequence MSNETPAAVNFLIVDDREANLIALERLLQRDGLNLLKARSGAEALELLLQYDVALALVDVQMPGMDGFELAELMRGSDRTRRIPIVFVTAGTTDQRRRFEGYEKGAVDFLQKPIENDVLKSKATVFFDLYSERQEVTRQRDEMAKISRENARLLEESRQFAAALQRADQRKDEFLATLAHELRNPLSPILSGIQLLSMMSSEESNPEENAEMLEMIERQVHHMVRLVDDLLEVSRITSGKIHLQTSSINLADVVKHAIETSEPNIEAGQHQFAIHGPTEQLIVNGDMTRLAQVISNLLNNAARYTPSGGQISLSVTSDESFAYITVKDNGIGIPVQMQERVFELFAQVNRKLKQSEGGLGIGLALVKRIVELHGGTVTVASDGENQGAAFRIALPLLTSESAPSEAVITDDTTACNALKIMAVDDNVDALNSLKRLLVAMGHDVATEESGAAGIQRFQTFGPSCMFLDIGMPEMDGYEVAKQIRQLPGGDAVKLFALTGWGQQQDRARSDAAGFDFHLVKPVTKSAIEQLLRSVSHSPDLG is encoded by the coding sequence ATGAGTAACGAGACACCCGCCGCTGTCAATTTTTTGATCGTGGATGATCGTGAAGCCAATCTGATTGCCCTTGAACGACTCCTGCAACGTGACGGATTGAATCTGCTCAAAGCGAGATCCGGTGCCGAGGCGTTGGAATTGTTGCTCCAGTACGACGTCGCATTGGCTCTCGTCGACGTCCAAATGCCTGGTATGGACGGGTTCGAATTGGCCGAGTTGATGCGTGGTTCGGACCGCACTCGCAGGATCCCGATTGTCTTCGTCACCGCAGGCACGACCGATCAACGACGCCGATTTGAGGGCTACGAAAAAGGGGCTGTCGATTTCCTGCAAAAGCCGATTGAAAACGATGTTTTGAAAAGCAAGGCCACGGTGTTCTTTGATCTTTACTCCGAGCGACAGGAGGTGACTCGCCAGCGGGACGAGATGGCGAAGATCAGCCGTGAAAACGCGAGACTGCTCGAGGAGAGCCGGCAATTTGCCGCAGCGCTTCAGCGTGCCGATCAACGCAAAGATGAATTCTTAGCGACACTCGCTCACGAACTTCGCAATCCCTTGTCACCCATTCTCAGTGGAATCCAACTGCTGAGCATGATGTCGAGCGAGGAAAGCAATCCTGAGGAGAACGCGGAAATGCTCGAAATGATCGAGCGTCAGGTGCACCACATGGTTCGTCTTGTCGATGATCTACTCGAAGTCAGCCGGATTACAAGCGGCAAAATTCACCTCCAGACAAGCTCCATCAATCTAGCCGATGTCGTCAAGCACGCCATCGAAACAAGTGAACCCAATATCGAAGCAGGACAACACCAATTCGCCATCCATGGACCCACTGAGCAGCTCATCGTTAACGGCGACATGACTCGACTCGCCCAAGTGATTTCCAATCTGCTCAACAATGCCGCGCGATATACACCCAGCGGTGGTCAAATCTCGCTGAGCGTCACCTCGGACGAGTCATTTGCCTATATCACGGTGAAAGACAACGGAATCGGAATCCCGGTTCAGATGCAAGAACGCGTCTTCGAACTCTTCGCTCAGGTAAACCGAAAACTCAAGCAAAGTGAGGGTGGACTCGGCATTGGCTTGGCACTCGTCAAACGGATTGTAGAGCTGCACGGCGGCACCGTTACGGTAGCCAGCGACGGGGAGAACCAGGGCGCTGCATTCCGAATTGCTCTCCCCCTGCTCACCAGCGAATCCGCGCCCAGCGAGGCTGTCATCACCGACGATACCACTGCATGCAACGCTCTCAAAATCATGGCAGTCGATGACAACGTCGACGCTCTGAACAGTCTGAAACGGTTGCTCGTCGCAATGGGCCACGACGTCGCGACAGAGGAATCTGGCGCAGCAGGAATCCAGCGGTTTCAAACGTTTGGTCCGTCCTGCATGTTTCTCGATATCGGCATGCCCGAGATGGATGGTTACGAGGTTGCCAAACAGATACGCCAATTGCCCGGCGGTGATGCCGTGAAACTATTTGCGTTAACGGGTTGGGGACAGCAACAAGACCGGGCGCGTAGCGACGCGGCAGGATTCGACTTCCACCTTGTCAAACCGGTCACGAAATCCGCGATAGAACAACTGCTTCGCTCGGTGAGTCACTCGCCCGACTTGGGATGA
- a CDS encoding diadenylate cyclase, producing the protein MFASEVLSGVRVADVVDIAIVSLALYLLLNWLRSRASRSLGIAVVLMSGIFLLARWLDLYMTTAAFQYGFMGILLAFVLVFQQDIRHGVERLGAYRWFSGSSANTPSDNVSDAIVEAVAAMAKQRIGALIVFPGREPLDRHVRGGINVNADISYPILLSIFHSESPGHDGAIVITDSRIERLGVHLPLTSELQKIGGGGTRHAAALGLAERCDAMVVAVSEEVGTITIARDGELDVVDSSVLTERLRSYFVSQLPSPGTSSSPLLRNLANKCLAVVLATSLWYLFAYRTDTIQRTFDVPVEYRNLAKDWEIDEPKQTLVKVTLSGSEPAFSMLDPADMVVSFKLDQMGDQRMIRKPTAASLKNVPKDLTVERTIPTEVVVYIHPKSGE; encoded by the coding sequence ATGTTTGCCAGCGAAGTACTCAGCGGCGTCCGCGTTGCCGACGTGGTCGACATCGCAATTGTTTCGTTGGCGCTCTACCTCCTATTGAACTGGCTGCGGAGTCGCGCGTCGCGTTCCCTGGGGATCGCGGTGGTGTTGATGTCGGGGATTTTCCTGCTGGCCCGATGGCTCGATCTGTACATGACGACGGCCGCGTTCCAGTATGGATTTATGGGAATCTTGCTTGCGTTTGTATTGGTTTTTCAACAGGACATTCGGCACGGTGTCGAACGGTTAGGCGCTTACCGATGGTTTTCCGGATCCTCCGCGAATACACCATCTGACAATGTCAGTGACGCGATTGTCGAAGCGGTTGCCGCGATGGCGAAACAACGCATCGGTGCATTGATTGTGTTCCCCGGCCGCGAACCACTCGACCGTCATGTGCGAGGTGGAATCAATGTGAATGCGGATATCAGCTATCCAATCCTGCTGAGCATTTTTCACTCCGAATCACCGGGACACGATGGTGCCATCGTGATTACTGATTCTCGGATTGAACGACTCGGTGTTCATCTGCCATTGACTTCCGAGCTACAGAAGATTGGAGGTGGTGGAACGCGACACGCTGCCGCACTGGGGCTCGCCGAACGCTGCGATGCCATGGTGGTGGCCGTTTCCGAGGAAGTCGGGACCATCACGATCGCTCGTGACGGTGAACTCGATGTCGTGGATTCGTCCGTGCTAACTGAGCGATTGCGCAGCTACTTCGTTAGCCAACTGCCGTCTCCGGGGACGTCTTCGTCACCGCTGCTGCGAAATCTTGCCAACAAGTGCCTCGCGGTCGTGTTGGCCACGAGCCTGTGGTACCTGTTCGCCTACCGGACCGACACGATCCAGCGGACGTTCGACGTGCCGGTTGAATACCGTAATCTGGCAAAGGACTGGGAGATCGACGAGCCGAAGCAAACCCTTGTGAAGGTCACTCTGTCAGGGTCCGAACCAGCATTTTCTATGTTGGACCCAGCGGACATGGTCGTTTCATTCAAGCTTGACCAGATGGGTGATCAACGTATGATCCGCAAGCCAACGGCAGCAAGTCTTAAGAACGTTCCGAAGGATTTGACGGTGGAACGCACCATTCCCACCGAAGTCGTGGTCTACATTCATCCCAAGTCGGGCGAGTGA
- a CDS encoding sulfite exporter TauE/SafE family protein, protein MLAGFLAGIVNTVAGGGSFLTLPTLMLFGLDPKIANATNRIAILCSTAAAVATFRKHGHLDRTLTIRLGAPTLLGVPVGALLAVYLSADAFESMFGVLFIAMAILLMANPKRFLQSGEHRTYPAAFQIPVFFAIGVYVGFIQAGMGILLLLGMSYFTDSTLAGSNAVKNSIGFVVTLAAAITFIAYGMVDWVPGLTMAVGNVFGGVVGAKLAIKRGSRFVFVFLVVVMLATGIKLVVAST, encoded by the coding sequence ATGTTAGCCGGATTTCTCGCGGGCATCGTCAACACGGTTGCGGGCGGGGGCTCGTTCCTGACACTCCCCACGCTGATGCTGTTCGGCTTGGATCCCAAAATTGCGAATGCGACCAATCGCATCGCGATATTGTGTTCGACTGCAGCCGCAGTCGCCACGTTCCGCAAACACGGGCATCTTGATCGGACGCTCACGATCCGCTTGGGTGCCCCGACCCTGCTCGGTGTTCCGGTGGGGGCTCTGCTTGCCGTGTATCTCTCGGCAGACGCATTTGAGAGCATGTTTGGCGTCCTCTTCATTGCGATGGCCATTCTCTTGATGGCCAATCCCAAGCGTTTTCTCCAGTCCGGTGAGCATCGGACATATCCTGCCGCCTTTCAGATCCCAGTCTTCTTTGCCATTGGCGTCTACGTCGGATTCATTCAAGCCGGCATGGGGATCCTGCTGTTGTTGGGGATGAGCTATTTCACGGACTCGACCCTCGCTGGTTCTAACGCAGTCAAAAACAGCATTGGGTTTGTCGTCACCTTGGCAGCGGCAATCACGTTTATCGCCTATGGCATGGTGGATTGGGTGCCAGGCTTGACGATGGCAGTTGGCAATGTGTTCGGCGGCGTGGTAGGTGCCAAGCTCGCGATCAAGCGCGGCAGCCGTTTTGTGTTTGTGTTTCTGGTGGTCGTGATGTTGGCCACTGGCATTAAACTTGTTGTAGCTTCAACGTGA